The Halomonas binhaiensis nucleotide sequence TCCAGTGTGGAAACACGATATGGCAGTGAGGCTTTGCGCTCACCGTAATCCAGAGACAGGTCGATCTTTGGCACGTCATTGGCCAGGCTCATGCTCCACCCCGGCTCGTTCCCCGTGGCATAAAACATGACCCCGGGCTTTTCCGCACGACGCAGAGAATCACGCTGGACCTGGGCCTGGCACTCAAGACGGCCTCGCGTATTCTCTACCGTCGCTTCATCCCCCTTGAGCCAGACGCTGAGGTCGCCGTTCTCATAACGGCTGCCGCTGGCGACGACGGTCTGCGGCAACTGCTGGCCACCTGCACTGGACCACACCCGCAGCGCATCGGGCTGCGCAGCCGTAACCAGATTCTGGGAAGGACTACAGCTCCAGCCGACGAAGTTCGTTGCTTCACCAACGAACAGCGACGATGGCAGATACGGCGCCTTGGCGCTCTTGCCCGGGGTCGAGCCCCAGATTGAACTTGCACCACCGTTGCTGGTTTCCTGCTGGGTGTTCGTGGTACTGACACACCCGCTCAGACTGAAAGTGCCGATCGCGGCGGAAAGCATGAGGACAGCGGAACGCTTCATGCGGGGCTCCTGTTCTTCTAAGTAAAACTGTTCCCTGAAGCTGCTTACTCTATCAGCCCTGGCCAATATCCAGCAGCAATGTTTTCGCTTCAGCGACACCAGACAAACCATGAGGAGCAGACAGGAACATGACTTTTCATCATGTGGATTCATGGTTGTATGAGCACATGATCAAGATGCCACTGGCCAGTAGGCAGTGAGTCAAACTAAACTTGTCAAACTTTTATATGAAAAGGGCTCAGGGGACGCGGGACCGTTTCCCATATATATACTCATGCTCGAACTCCGCCATCTCCGTACACTGGTGGCACTGCGTGACGCCGGCTCCCTGGTTGAAGCTGCCGAACGCGTGCACCTGACTCAGTCTGCACTATCCCACCAGCTCAAGGATCTCGAAGAGCGTCTGGGCAACCCCCTGTTCATGCGCAAGACACGGCCGGTGGAATTCACCCGGGCCGGATTGCGGCTATTGAGCCTGGCCGAGCAGATTCTGCCGCAGGTGCGCATGGCCGAGCGCGACCTGGCCCGCCTGGCCGGCAATGAACAAGGCCGGCTGCATATGGCCATCGAGTGTCATAGCTGCTTCCAGTGGTTGATGCCCACGGTAGATCACTTCCGTGACCACTGGCCAGAAGTGGAAATCGATATTCCTGGCGGACATCACTTCGACCCCCTTCCCGCTCTGGCCCGGGAACAGCTTGATCTGGTCATCACGGCAGATCCTCAGCCTCTGCAAGGTGTCCATTACGAGCCCCTCTTCCGCTACCAGGGACTCCTCGCCGTAGCACGCCAGCACCCACTGGCCGACAAGCCCTTCATCGAGCCGGCCGACCTGGCCGACCAGACCCTGATCACCTATCCGGTGGAGCGTTCACGGCTGGATGTGTTCACACAGTTTCTCGATCCTGCCGGCATCACCCCCCGAGAGGTGCGCACCGCAGAGCTGACCATCATGATGATGCAACTGGTGGCCAGCGGACGAGGCGTCTGCGCACTACCCAACTGGGCACTGACCGAGTATCTGGAGCGCGATTACGTCAAGGCAGTCAACCTGGGAGAACACGGTGTCTGGAGCACCCTGTTCGCAGCCATTCGCGAGGACACTCGTAGCGCACCCTGGATGGAAGACTTTCTGCGCACCGCAAGGGAGACGTCTTTCAGGGTGCTGGAAGGCATCAAGCCTGCCTGAAGGCAGGCCCGGCGGCCACCTGGGAGGCTCAAGGACGCCGGGGAAGCATCAGGGAGAACCGCGCTCCTTGCAGGCTTGGGCTTTCATCCACCATGACGCTGCCTCCGTGCCAGGCCATGATCTTCTGCACAATGGATAAACCGAGGCCATAACCGCCAGAACTGCGGGTACGGCTGTCATCAAGGCGGGCGAAGGGCTTGAAGATGTCCTGACGCGCCTGCGGCGGCACCCCATCTCCATCGTCTTCCACGTCCAGTCGAACCATCCTCGATTCTTCGCTCAGGGTGACCTTTACCTTGCTATGAGCATGGCGACAGGCATTGGCCACCAGATTCTGAATGGCACGCTGCAGATAACGGGCATCGCCGTTGACTTCGATATCTTCCCCTGGAGCAAGCTGCAGTGTCACAGCGCCATGCAATGACTCGAGCGACTCGATCACTCGATGGCTGACTTCACGCAGGTCAACCAGTGTCGCCGAGGTTTCCACACCACTGATGGTCTCGCTATCGAGGCGAGCATAGGTGAGGATCTCGTCGATCAGGTCATCCAGCTCATCAATATCGTTGTCCACGCCCCGAAGCTGACTACGAACCAGTGGATCGTCCGACATGTCCTCCACCATCTGGGTCGCAAAGCGAATTCGGGCCACCGGCGTTCTCAGCTCATGGGATACGGCACGAATCATGTCCTGCTGGGCACGCAGCAAGGATTGGACCTGGGATGCCATGCCATTGAAGGCCATGCCGACTCGACCGAGGAAATCACTGCTTTCCACCTTGACCCTGGTATCCAGGCGCCCGCTGGCCAGGCGGGTAGCGGCCATTTCCAGACGGGACATACGAGCTTCGATACCCCGCACGATCATGTAGATGGCCAGGGCCAGCGCACTCATCAGCAGCACCAGCAACGACACCAGCAGCGCAGGTGGTCGCGACTCATAGGACTCCATCGGCCCGACGGTCAGCCAGGAAGGAGGTTCTCCTTGCGGGTGAAGCTTCATGAACAGTGCCACCGACCAGCGCTCCGGTAACAGATGCAGAACGACTTCACCATTATCAAGCTGTTCAGAAGGCTGCTCACCCAAGGCTTCGGGAGGGGTATTTGCCAATGAGATCGGGAAACCGCTTGCGGTCAGCATGTCGAGTCGTGCATTACGTGCCGCCCCATCGACAGCTGCCAGCCAGTTGCCGGCCAGCATGGTCATGCCGCGCAACTGCCGCTCGCTCATTCCCATCAGGGACGCTTCAAGTACCATGCCGCTACCGGGAACAAGGCGCACAAATCGCCAGCCTTGCTCCCCGCTATATTCGACCAACACCCCGCCTCGCTCCAAGCGGATACGCTCGAAGTAGCTTGGTGCATAAGACGCAATGGAGACCAGAGACAAGGACATGTCGAGGGCTTCAGAGTAGCGCGTCAACCAGGCTTCACGCTGACCAGCGGGCTGTTCCGCAATCACGCTGGTCAGTAGCTGCATGGGTGCTGCAGCGAGGTTCTCGCGGTAGTACTCGACCCGCACCTTGTCGACAAGAATGAGGCCCAGCATGGCCAGGCCCAACGCCACGACCAGAGTGGCCGCCAGCATGACATATACTCGCAGGAAAGTGCTGTCGACCAAGGCCCTGCGCATGGCGTCAGTTGTCCTTCACGAACAGATACCCTTTGCTCCTCACGGTCTTGATGCGGTGAGGATGATGAGGGTCATCACCAATTTTTGGCCGAATGCGCGACACCCGCACATCGATGGAACGATCCTGGCCGTCGTAGCGAATGCCGCGCAGCTGGGAGAAGATTTCCTCCCGAGTCAGCACGCGTCCGGCATGGCTGGCCAGCAACCACAGCAGATCGAATTCCGCACTGGTCAGGTCAATGCGACTTCCTTTCAGCCAGGCTTCCCGAGTGGCATTGTCGATTTCCAGATCACTGAACATCAGCCGGCTCTCGTCGCTACTGTTGCTGTCGCTACTATCCCGTCGTCGCAACAATGCCCGCATACGAGCCAGCAATACTCGCGGCTGCACCGGTTTGGGCACGTAGTCGTCGGCCCCCATCTCCAGGCCGAGCACCTGATCGAGATCGTCAGTACGCGCGGTCAACATCAGGATGGGACCTAGGTAATCGTTGCGTACACGCCGGCAAATCGACAGCCCATCCTCGCCGGGCAGCATCAGATCGAGAATTACCAGATCCGGTTGAATATCAAGAATTCGTTGTACGCCACGCGCGCCATCTCCTTCCACGGTGACACGAAAACCATTGGCTTCGAGATAGTCCCGGGTCAGATTGGCGAGGCGCTCGTCGTCCTCGATGATCAGCACGTGATCCTGTTCACGCAGGTCTGGGCGGTCTTCCATAATTCCCCGGTTCCTTTTTGTTGCGTTGATTTTGTTGCATTGGTCTTGTTGCACAGACTGTACTGCTTTGGCTCTCTTTCGGCCAAAGCATTCTTTTTCGGGCCGACATGATGAGCCAGTCGTTAAACATCACGTAAGAATACCGCAAATTTTGGACATCGCCTTCCCCAAGTACAACTGACTCTCATCAAGCGCCAGGCCGCCCCACTGCTGGCCTCATGAAAAAAGCAAAAGTTGCCCTCTGGATGACCACATCTCATCCACAGAGTTATCCACTTGATGAGGTGGCAAAACCACACTATCTTGTGTTCGAAATCCCATGAGGCACCATATAGTGTGCCTCTACCAATCTCACTCCATACTGTCAACCACCGTTTTTCAGGTGGATATTTTTACTTCGAGACTTATTCGACATTCAGGTAGGGAACCTCGGCGCCATGGATACACTCGCTTCTCCGGACCACTCATCCGTCTCCGTCACTGCCCCCCAGGCGCTGCGTGTCATCAAGCGCACAGGGGATGTGGTGTCGTTCGACGCCGGCAAGATCGCCGTGGCCATGAGCAAGGCATTCATTGCCGTTGAAGGCGACAACGCTGCGACATCATCTCGGGTTCGCGAGTTCGTCAAGGAATCTTCCGACAGCATCCTGCAGACGTTTGCCCGCCGCATGCCGGATGGTGGCACCGTGCACATCGAAGATGTTCAGGATCAGGTCGAACTGGCCCTGATGCGTAGCGGCGAGCAGAAAGTCGCCCGTGCCTACGTGCTGTATCGCGAAGAGCATACCCGTGCCCGCGAGGCCAGTGGCATCGCCAAGCCTCATCCGACCCTCAATGTGACCCATGCAGATGGCACTGTCCGTCCGCTGGACCTGGGTCGTGTCGAGACACTGGTATTCGACGCCTGCGCAGGCCTCGAGCACGTCGACCCCAACAAGATCGTCCAGGACTCCCTGAAGAACCTGTATGACGGCGTCTCCGTTGATGGTGTCTCCCAGGCACTGATGATGACGGCCCGGACCCTGGTCGAACAGGATCCCAACTACACCTACGTTACCG carries:
- a CDS encoding MliC family protein; the protein is MKRSAVLMLSAAIGTFSLSGCVSTTNTQQETSNGGASSIWGSTPGKSAKAPYLPSSLFVGEATNFVGWSCSPSQNLVTAAQPDALRVWSSAGGQQLPQTVVASGSRYENGDLSVWLKGDEATVENTRGRLECQAQVQRDSLRRAEKPGVMFYATGNEPGWSMSLANDVPKIDLSLDYGERKASLPYRVSTLDNEAGRVILVSGRSDAPFEARIEAGACFDDMSGTPWPAKVTLTLNGEQYRGCGQGIAP
- a CDS encoding LysR family transcriptional regulator, producing the protein MLELRHLRTLVALRDAGSLVEAAERVHLTQSALSHQLKDLEERLGNPLFMRKTRPVEFTRAGLRLLSLAEQILPQVRMAERDLARLAGNEQGRLHMAIECHSCFQWLMPTVDHFRDHWPEVEIDIPGGHHFDPLPALAREQLDLVITADPQPLQGVHYEPLFRYQGLLAVARQHPLADKPFIEPADLADQTLITYPVERSRLDVFTQFLDPAGITPREVRTAELTIMMMQLVASGRGVCALPNWALTEYLERDYVKAVNLGEHGVWSTLFAAIREDTRSAPWMEDFLRTARETSFRVLEGIKPA
- a CDS encoding ATP-binding protein, whose protein sequence is MRRALVDSTFLRVYVMLAATLVVALGLAMLGLILVDKVRVEYYRENLAAAPMQLLTSVIAEQPAGQREAWLTRYSEALDMSLSLVSIASYAPSYFERIRLERGGVLVEYSGEQGWRFVRLVPGSGMVLEASLMGMSERQLRGMTMLAGNWLAAVDGAARNARLDMLTASGFPISLANTPPEALGEQPSEQLDNGEVVLHLLPERWSVALFMKLHPQGEPPSWLTVGPMESYESRPPALLVSLLVLLMSALALAIYMIVRGIEARMSRLEMAATRLASGRLDTRVKVESSDFLGRVGMAFNGMASQVQSLLRAQQDMIRAVSHELRTPVARIRFATQMVEDMSDDPLVRSQLRGVDNDIDELDDLIDEILTYARLDSETISGVETSATLVDLREVSHRVIESLESLHGAVTLQLAPGEDIEVNGDARYLQRAIQNLVANACRHAHSKVKVTLSEESRMVRLDVEDDGDGVPPQARQDIFKPFARLDDSRTRSSGGYGLGLSIVQKIMAWHGGSVMVDESPSLQGARFSLMLPRRP
- a CDS encoding winged helix-turn-helix domain-containing protein — encoded protein: MEDRPDLREQDHVLIIEDDERLANLTRDYLEANGFRVTVEGDGARGVQRILDIQPDLVILDLMLPGEDGLSICRRVRNDYLGPILMLTARTDDLDQVLGLEMGADDYVPKPVQPRVLLARMRALLRRRDSSDSNSSDESRLMFSDLEIDNATREAWLKGSRIDLTSAEFDLLWLLASHAGRVLTREEIFSQLRGIRYDGQDRSIDVRVSRIRPKIGDDPHHPHRIKTVRSKGYLFVKDN